ACGGGGGCTTTTTGTTTCCTACTAATTCTTGTTCTCCAATACTTTATTTGGATTTTACTATAACTCAAAAAAAGGTTCGTACTTGATAAAGATGCAAGGATCGATCCCACAATGGTAACGGTGAAATTATGTGCCTGCATGAATCAAGTACTCATAATTAGACAGACACAACGGCACAAAACTCTATTGCTACTCTATAAACATTAATCTACCAACACTACACGATGCAACAACTATCCCGTCAAGcaagaaaaattataaagcTAAGAATCAACGTAAACAAGAAATAAAGATAGTCATAAAAGAGCATGAAACACTTCATATGTGCAATCAAACAGTTCATCTACAAGTATTAACCTTTCCTCACAGCAATCTAAAATGTATTAGAGGTCGGGAGAGAGAGTACCCTGAGAGAGAGCTCGGCTGCTTCTTGATGTTACGCTAAGGCACGACGTCAGCCTAGCAGCCGCCACCGTGCTGTGAAGCGGCAACAGCGACTGAACACAACCAAGCTCTGATGGACACCTACACACAATTCACCAAACGAAACCCCTAAAACGACGACGACTCACGATGGACTACAAGATTGATTGATTATGAGCATACCTGGAGAAGGAGAATCGGGGAGAAGCTGCCGGTTTAGACGGAATCCGAAACCCGGCGGAGGAAGCACTCGGCGGAGTTCCGGTGCCGATTGGGGATTTGTGAAGCGCGGATCTGACGGCGGATCTGAGAGACGAGACGGAGGATCTGTTCATGAATCTGTTGCAAGCGGAAGCCATTGCGAGATTCGAGCGTCGTCGTTTTCTTCTACGGAGAGGATTTATAGGGTTTTAGGAGACGCCGGAAAATAAAATATCGCTGTTTTTGTTGGGCTTGAGAAATAGATGAGGAGAGTCCATTAAGGAATTTTAATGGGCTTAGGCCCATGTAGTGACAAGTTACGTCATCCAAAGTTGGTGAGGTTTATGACGTGTCAGCCCAAACTACTCGCACTAGAAAGGTACATTTCCATTTCCCTGCGATGCCTAATTTATGTTATCTCTCCATAAACCTTTTCGTTTAAATAACTGTTGATTATTCACCCTTTCTATTTCAACTAAGTATTGAATATTTTTCGAAGTATCTGGTGGTAAGacgaataaaataaaataaaagtcgGCTCAAAAAAGATAATCTTGTCGTCATCGTGGAGCACCTTTTCCaaaatttataacatttatCTACAAATGTATGATCGATCTATTGGTTTGCTGCTCGCTGCGACTTGTGATTGAATCGCAAAATTACAGattgttgtttgtttctttatactTTATAGTTGTGACAAAAAAGGAACATCACTGACACAGTCTCAGCAGTCTTGGCTTGAATGTGTGCCCTAAATATACAACTTCGAGCAGACTTGGCGCCCTTGAATATCTAAAACctttaaatatacaaaagatAGAAAAAAAATCCCTAGTtgaattatgaaaaaatatctaaatactTTCACATCTATTCGAACCTATGACTTCCTAAAAACTACTAGCAGAGATGGATAAATATCATTACAGATAGTCAATTCTGATCCCAATTCACTCTCAAACGGATAAGTATTCTCTCTAATGTTAGTCTTTTGAGTATAATAGAATAAAAGTCATAATCGCATCTAGTTAAAACTCGactttcggtttttttttttgaaaaatataaactgACCAAGTCTACTAACTCCAAAATTAAACATCAAACGTATTTAGATTAATTGACTTTATAAATCGTAATCCCTACAAATATACTATTAGCATATCTTCCAACTTATCTAATCCAATCCGAACTTTAAAATGACAAATAGTTAGTATAATAAGATCATCCATCATTATTGGTGTGACATAACGTTTATTTAAACAGCGGAATATCGAAATGCCAACAGAAGATTCTTATCCTCACATTATATTAAACCGCATTATAGTTGTCACTAATCATGTTAAATATTTCCTAACCTTCGATTAATCAAATAAGAGGCGGTTTGGGCGGCATCCAATAATGCTCCACCACGTCCTATGTGCCCATCATTGGCTCATGCTCTTCACTATATAAACTAGAGCCATGCAAAGCCTCaagaacagaagaaaaaaaaacccaacacaccaaaaacaaaccaaaagcaAAAGTCTTCGAGTTTTCTAAAAATGGTGAAGATCGCAGTTGGAAGTTTGGGTGACTCATTCAGTGTTGCATCTCTAAAGGCTTATTTGTCTGAGTTCATCGCAACTCTTATCTTTGTATTCGCTGGTGTTGGCTCTGCTATTGCTTTTGGCAAGATAACCTCTGATGCAGCCTTGGATCCAGCTGGTCTTGTCGCCATTGCGGTGGCCCACGCCTTCGCTTTGTTCGTCGGAGTTTCGGTAGCAGCTAACATCTCCGGTGGCCACTTAAACCCAGCCGTGACTCTTGGTCTTGCTGTTGGAGGAAACATCACACTGATCACAGGTTTCTTGTACTGGGTTGCTCAGTGTCTTGGCTCCACCGTTGcatgccttctccttgtcttcgTTACCAACGGCGAGGTATGTACTAGTTACGTAGAACTAGTTACTCTTGTTTTTAAATTCACTTTGGTTTGTATCGCTTTAagaatatttaatatgttttttacatGTTAGCTTAGGTTTGGACCATTTTAGGTTTATTAACTAGGTGGTTTGGTTATCAGTGATTTGacgaatacaaatatttttaagaagaaATATATACCCTCAGTTTgtaatagatgatgttttagaatatttttttggttt
This genomic interval from Brassica napus cultivar Da-Ae chromosome A6, Da-Ae, whole genome shotgun sequence contains the following:
- the LOC106399429 gene encoding protein NONRESPONDING TO OXYLIPINS 2, mitochondrial isoform X3; translated protein: MASACNRFMNRSSVSSLRSAVRSALHKSPIGTGTPPSASSAGFRIPSKPAASPRFSFSRCPSELGCVQSLLPLHSTVAAARLTSCLSVTSRSSRALSQGT
- the LOC106399429 gene encoding protein NONRESPONDING TO OXYLIPINS 2, mitochondrial isoform X2 → MASACNRFMNRSSVSSLRSAVRSALHKSPIGTGTPPSASSAGFRIPSKPAASPRFSFSRCPSELGCVQSLLPLHSTVAAARLTSCLSVTSRSSRALSQDGIDDT
- the LOC106399429 gene encoding protein NONRESPONDING TO OXYLIPINS 2, mitochondrial isoform X1, which gives rise to MASACNRFMNRSSVSSLRSAVRSALHKSPIGTGTPPSASSAGFRIPSKPAASPRFSFSRCPSELGCVQSLLPLHSTVAAARLTSCLSVTSRSSRALSQEMGLSVPR
- the LOC106399428 gene encoding aquaporin TIP2-3 produces the protein MVKIAVGSLGDSFSVASLKAYLSEFIATLIFVFAGVGSAIAFGKITSDAALDPAGLVAIAVAHAFALFVGVSVAANISGGHLNPAVTLGLAVGGNITLITGFLYWVAQCLGSTVACLLLVFVTNGESVPTHGVGAGLGAVEAIVMEIIVTFALVYTVYATAADPKKGSLGTIAPIAIGFIVGANILAAGPFSGGSMNPARSFGPAIVSGDLSQIWIYWVGPLVGGALAGLIYGDVFIGSPYEAVETREIRV